One window of Gavia stellata isolate bGavSte3 chromosome Z, bGavSte3.hap2, whole genome shotgun sequence genomic DNA carries:
- the CETN3 gene encoding centrin-3, which yields MSLALRNELSVDKTKKKKRRELTEEQKQEIKDAFELFDTDKDRAINYHELKVAMRALGFDVKKADVLKILKDYDREATGKITFEDFNEVVTDWILDRDPQEEILKAFKLFDDDDSGKISLRNLRRVARELGENMSDEELRAMIEEFDKDGDGEINQEEFIAIMTGDI from the exons ATGAGCTTGGCCCTGAG GAATGAGCTTTCAGTagacaaaactaaaaagaagaaaagaagagaactGACTGAGGAACAGAAGCAAGAAATTAAAGATGCCTTTGAGTTGTTTGATACAGACAAAGATAGAGCAATAAATTATCATGAATTAAAG GTGGCAATGAGAGCCTTGGGTTTTGATGTGAAAAAAGCTGATGTACTGAAAATACTTAAAGATTATGATCGAGAAGCGACAGGCAAGATCACCTTTGAAGATTTTAATGAAGTTG TGACAGACTGGATATTGGACAGAGACCCACAAGAAGAAATACTCAAGGCATTCAAATTGTTTGATGATGATGACTCTGGTAAAATAAGTCTGAGAAACCTGCGCCGGGTTGCTAGAGAACTAGGTGAAAATATGTCTGATGAAGAACTACGGGCTATGATTGAAGAATTTGATAAGGATGGAGACGGAGAAA TCAATCAAGAAGAGTTCATTGCTATTATGACTGGAGATATTTAG